Proteins from one Elephas maximus indicus isolate mEleMax1 chromosome 12, mEleMax1 primary haplotype, whole genome shotgun sequence genomic window:
- the NUDT1 gene encoding oxidized purine nucleoside triphosphate hydrolase isoform X2, with translation MGATRLYTLVLVLQPQRVLLGMKKRGFGAGRWNGFGGKVEEGETVEEGAKRELQEESGLTADTLHKVGQITFEFVGSPEPMDVHIFCTDHVQGTPTESDEMRPQWFQLDQIPFNDMWPDDSYWFPLLLQKKKFLGHFRFQGQDTIVAHTLRERQSRPSPVSRKLQARALSSLCWAVTALPRAGAGGETFPAASGACCGQMCLLWTGGAG, from the exons ATGGGCGCCACCAGGCTGTATACACTGGTGCTGGTACTGCAGCCCCAGCGAGTCCTGCTGGGCATGAAGAAACGAGGCTTTGGGGCCGGCCGGTGGAATGGCTTCGGGGGCAAGGTGGAAGAAGGAGAGACCGTTGAGGAGGGGGCCAAGAG GGAGCTGCAGGAGGAGAGCGGCCTGACTGCAGACACGCTACACAAGGTGGGGCAGATCACCTTCGAGTTCGTGGGCAGCCCCGAGCCGATGGATGTCCACATCTTCTGCACCGACCACGTCCAGGGGACACCCACAGAGAGTGACG AAATGCGCCCACAGTGGTTCCAGCTAGATCAGATCCCCTTCAACGACATGTGGCCTGACGACAGCTACTGGTTCCCGCTCCTGCTCCAGAAGAAGAAGTTCCTCGGACACTTCCGATTCCAGGGCCAGGACACCATCGTGGCACACACACTGCGCGAG CGCCAGAGCCGGCCCAGTCCTGTCTCCAGGAAGCTGCAGGCCCGTGCTCTGAGTAGCCTGTGCTGGGCTGTGACCGCACTACCCAGGGCAGGAGCAGGAGGGGAGACCTTTCCAGCTGCCTCTGGTGCCTGCTGTGGACAGATGTGCCTGTTGTGGACAGGTGGTGCAG GTTGA
- the NUDT1 gene encoding oxidized purine nucleoside triphosphate hydrolase isoform X1: MGATRLYTLVLVLQPQRVLLGMKKRGFGAGRWNGFGGKVEEGETVEEGAKRELQEESGLTADTLHKVGQITFEFVGSPEPMDVHIFCTDHVQGTPTESDEMRPQWFQLDQIPFNDMWPDDSYWFPLLLQKKKFLGHFRFQGQDTIVAHTLRERQSRPSPVSRKLQARALSSLCWAVTALPRAGAGGETFPAASGACCGQMCLLWTGGAGKPGPRCGMCTHHWVPAGIMGAARRHVCSCLTHLHLL; the protein is encoded by the exons ATGGGCGCCACCAGGCTGTATACACTGGTGCTGGTACTGCAGCCCCAGCGAGTCCTGCTGGGCATGAAGAAACGAGGCTTTGGGGCCGGCCGGTGGAATGGCTTCGGGGGCAAGGTGGAAGAAGGAGAGACCGTTGAGGAGGGGGCCAAGAG GGAGCTGCAGGAGGAGAGCGGCCTGACTGCAGACACGCTACACAAGGTGGGGCAGATCACCTTCGAGTTCGTGGGCAGCCCCGAGCCGATGGATGTCCACATCTTCTGCACCGACCACGTCCAGGGGACACCCACAGAGAGTGACG AAATGCGCCCACAGTGGTTCCAGCTAGATCAGATCCCCTTCAACGACATGTGGCCTGACGACAGCTACTGGTTCCCGCTCCTGCTCCAGAAGAAGAAGTTCCTCGGACACTTCCGATTCCAGGGCCAGGACACCATCGTGGCACACACACTGCGCGAG CGCCAGAGCCGGCCCAGTCCTGTCTCCAGGAAGCTGCAGGCCCGTGCTCTGAGTAGCCTGTGCTGGGCTGTGACCGCACTACCCAGGGCAGGAGCAGGAGGGGAGACCTTTCCAGCTGCCTCTGGTGCCTGCTGTGGACAGATGTGCCTGTTGTGGACAGGTGGTGCAGGTAAGCCAGGTCCCAGGTGTGGCATGTGCACGCACCACTGGGTTCCAGCTGGCATCATGGGGGCAGCTAGAAGGCACGTTTGTTCCTGTCTTACCCACCTCCACCTTTTGTGA
- the SNX8 gene encoding sorting nexin-8 isoform X1, with the protein MTGRTMDPLPPAAVTAAAELEAGEEEAGPLAADIPTPPGTEPTDPEPTRMQMLQGNPLLLSYSLQELLARDTVQVEVIPEKKGLFLKHVEYEVSSQRFQSSVYRRYNDFVVFHEMLLHKFPYRMVPALPPKRMLGADREFIEARRRALKRFINLVARHPPFSEDVVLKLFLSFSGPDVQNKLKESAQCVGDEFLHSRLATRAKDFLPADIQVQFAASRELIRNIYNSFYKLRDRAERIASRAIDNAADLLIFGKELSALGSDTTPLPSWASLSSSTWGSLKQALKGLSVEFALLADKAAQQGKQEESDVVEKLNLFLDLLQSYKDLCERHEKGVLHKHQRALHKYSLMKRQMMSAAHSREPEAVEQLESRIVEQENAIQTMELRNHFSLYCLHQETQLVHAYLPLTSHILGAFVNSQIQGHKEMSKVWNDLKPKLHCLFAGPSGTLTLPRSTQEDCLLPR; encoded by the exons ACATACCCACGCCCCCAGGGACCGAGCCGACGGACCCCGAGCCCACTCGGATGCAGATGCTGCAAGGGAACCCGCTGCTGCTGTCGTACAGCCTGCAGGAGCTGCTGGCCCGTGACACCGTGCAGGTGGAGGTCATCCCCGAGAAGAAGGGTCTCTTCCTGAAACATGTGGAGTATGAGGTTTCCAGCCAG CGCTTCCAGTCATCTGTGTACAGACGGTACAACGACTTCGTGGTCTTCCATGAGATGCTGTTACACAAGTTCCCGTATCGCATGGTGCCAGCCCTCCCCCCCAAGAGGATGCTGGGAG CCGACAGAGAGTTCATTGAGGCCAGGAGGAGGGCGTTGAAGCGCTTCATCAACCTAGTGGCCCGGCATCCCCCCTTCTCTGAGGATGTGGTCCTGAAGCTGTTCCTGTCCTTCAGTGGTCCC GATGTGCAGAACAAGTTAAAGGAGTCAGCCCAGTGTGTCGGCGATGAGTTCCTGCACAGCAGACTGGCCACTCGAGCCAAG GACTTCCTCCCAGCCGACATCCAGGTCCAGTTTGCAGCAAGCCGGGAACTGATTCGAAACATCTACAACAGCTTCTATAAGCTCCGGGACCGGGCTGAGCGGATTGCTTCCAGGGCCATCGACAATGCTGCTGACCTCCTCATTTTTGGGAAGGAGTTAAG tGCTCTAGGGTCTGACACGACCCCACTCCCCTCCTGGGCCTCTCTGAGCAGCAGCACATGGGGGTCCCTGAAGCAGGCGCTGAAAGGCCTGTCTGTGGAATTTGCACTGCTGGCTGACAAGGCCGCACAACAG GGTAAACAGGAGGAGAGCGATGTGGTGGAGAAGCTGAACCTCTTCCTGGATCTGCTCCAGTCCTATAAG GACCTGTGTGAGCGGCACGAGAAGGGCGTGCTACACAAGCACCAGCGGGCGCTGCACAAGTACAGCCTCATGAAGCGGCAGATGATGAGCGCCGCGCACAGCCGGGAGCCTGAGGCCGTGGAGCAGCTGGAGTCACGCATAGTGGAG CAAGAAAACGCCATCCAGACAATGGAGCTGCGTAACCACTTCTCCCTGTACTGCCTGCACCAGGAGACGCAGCTGGTGCACGCCTACCTGCCACTCACCTCCCACATCCTCGGGGCCTTCGTGAACTCGCAGATTCAGGGCCACAAGGAG aTGAGCAAGGTGTGGAACGACttgaagcccaagctgcactgccTCTTTGCAGGACCAAGTGGCACCCTGACGCTGCCCCGATCCACCCAGGAGGACTGCCTGCTCCCTCGCTAG
- the SNX8 gene encoding sorting nexin-8 isoform X2: MDIPTPPGTEPTDPEPTRMQMLQGNPLLLSYSLQELLARDTVQVEVIPEKKGLFLKHVEYEVSSQRFQSSVYRRYNDFVVFHEMLLHKFPYRMVPALPPKRMLGADREFIEARRRALKRFINLVARHPPFSEDVVLKLFLSFSGPDVQNKLKESAQCVGDEFLHSRLATRAKDFLPADIQVQFAASRELIRNIYNSFYKLRDRAERIASRAIDNAADLLIFGKELSALGSDTTPLPSWASLSSSTWGSLKQALKGLSVEFALLADKAAQQGKQEESDVVEKLNLFLDLLQSYKDLCERHEKGVLHKHQRALHKYSLMKRQMMSAAHSREPEAVEQLESRIVEQENAIQTMELRNHFSLYCLHQETQLVHAYLPLTSHILGAFVNSQIQGHKEMSKVWNDLKPKLHCLFAGPSGTLTLPRSTQEDCLLPR; encoded by the exons ACATACCCACGCCCCCAGGGACCGAGCCGACGGACCCCGAGCCCACTCGGATGCAGATGCTGCAAGGGAACCCGCTGCTGCTGTCGTACAGCCTGCAGGAGCTGCTGGCCCGTGACACCGTGCAGGTGGAGGTCATCCCCGAGAAGAAGGGTCTCTTCCTGAAACATGTGGAGTATGAGGTTTCCAGCCAG CGCTTCCAGTCATCTGTGTACAGACGGTACAACGACTTCGTGGTCTTCCATGAGATGCTGTTACACAAGTTCCCGTATCGCATGGTGCCAGCCCTCCCCCCCAAGAGGATGCTGGGAG CCGACAGAGAGTTCATTGAGGCCAGGAGGAGGGCGTTGAAGCGCTTCATCAACCTAGTGGCCCGGCATCCCCCCTTCTCTGAGGATGTGGTCCTGAAGCTGTTCCTGTCCTTCAGTGGTCCC GATGTGCAGAACAAGTTAAAGGAGTCAGCCCAGTGTGTCGGCGATGAGTTCCTGCACAGCAGACTGGCCACTCGAGCCAAG GACTTCCTCCCAGCCGACATCCAGGTCCAGTTTGCAGCAAGCCGGGAACTGATTCGAAACATCTACAACAGCTTCTATAAGCTCCGGGACCGGGCTGAGCGGATTGCTTCCAGGGCCATCGACAATGCTGCTGACCTCCTCATTTTTGGGAAGGAGTTAAG tGCTCTAGGGTCTGACACGACCCCACTCCCCTCCTGGGCCTCTCTGAGCAGCAGCACATGGGGGTCCCTGAAGCAGGCGCTGAAAGGCCTGTCTGTGGAATTTGCACTGCTGGCTGACAAGGCCGCACAACAG GGTAAACAGGAGGAGAGCGATGTGGTGGAGAAGCTGAACCTCTTCCTGGATCTGCTCCAGTCCTATAAG GACCTGTGTGAGCGGCACGAGAAGGGCGTGCTACACAAGCACCAGCGGGCGCTGCACAAGTACAGCCTCATGAAGCGGCAGATGATGAGCGCCGCGCACAGCCGGGAGCCTGAGGCCGTGGAGCAGCTGGAGTCACGCATAGTGGAG CAAGAAAACGCCATCCAGACAATGGAGCTGCGTAACCACTTCTCCCTGTACTGCCTGCACCAGGAGACGCAGCTGGTGCACGCCTACCTGCCACTCACCTCCCACATCCTCGGGGCCTTCGTGAACTCGCAGATTCAGGGCCACAAGGAG aTGAGCAAGGTGTGGAACGACttgaagcccaagctgcactgccTCTTTGCAGGACCAAGTGGCACCCTGACGCTGCCCCGATCCACCCAGGAGGACTGCCTGCTCCCTCGCTAG
- the SNX8 gene encoding sorting nexin-8 isoform X3, with protein sequence MQMLQGNPLLLSYSLQELLARDTVQVEVIPEKKGLFLKHVEYEVSSQRFQSSVYRRYNDFVVFHEMLLHKFPYRMVPALPPKRMLGADREFIEARRRALKRFINLVARHPPFSEDVVLKLFLSFSGPDVQNKLKESAQCVGDEFLHSRLATRAKDFLPADIQVQFAASRELIRNIYNSFYKLRDRAERIASRAIDNAADLLIFGKELSALGSDTTPLPSWASLSSSTWGSLKQALKGLSVEFALLADKAAQQGKQEESDVVEKLNLFLDLLQSYKDLCERHEKGVLHKHQRALHKYSLMKRQMMSAAHSREPEAVEQLESRIVEQENAIQTMELRNHFSLYCLHQETQLVHAYLPLTSHILGAFVNSQIQGHKEMSKVWNDLKPKLHCLFAGPSGTLTLPRSTQEDCLLPR encoded by the exons ATGCAGATGCTGCAAGGGAACCCGCTGCTGCTGTCGTACAGCCTGCAGGAGCTGCTGGCCCGTGACACCGTGCAGGTGGAGGTCATCCCCGAGAAGAAGGGTCTCTTCCTGAAACATGTGGAGTATGAGGTTTCCAGCCAG CGCTTCCAGTCATCTGTGTACAGACGGTACAACGACTTCGTGGTCTTCCATGAGATGCTGTTACACAAGTTCCCGTATCGCATGGTGCCAGCCCTCCCCCCCAAGAGGATGCTGGGAG CCGACAGAGAGTTCATTGAGGCCAGGAGGAGGGCGTTGAAGCGCTTCATCAACCTAGTGGCCCGGCATCCCCCCTTCTCTGAGGATGTGGTCCTGAAGCTGTTCCTGTCCTTCAGTGGTCCC GATGTGCAGAACAAGTTAAAGGAGTCAGCCCAGTGTGTCGGCGATGAGTTCCTGCACAGCAGACTGGCCACTCGAGCCAAG GACTTCCTCCCAGCCGACATCCAGGTCCAGTTTGCAGCAAGCCGGGAACTGATTCGAAACATCTACAACAGCTTCTATAAGCTCCGGGACCGGGCTGAGCGGATTGCTTCCAGGGCCATCGACAATGCTGCTGACCTCCTCATTTTTGGGAAGGAGTTAAG tGCTCTAGGGTCTGACACGACCCCACTCCCCTCCTGGGCCTCTCTGAGCAGCAGCACATGGGGGTCCCTGAAGCAGGCGCTGAAAGGCCTGTCTGTGGAATTTGCACTGCTGGCTGACAAGGCCGCACAACAG GGTAAACAGGAGGAGAGCGATGTGGTGGAGAAGCTGAACCTCTTCCTGGATCTGCTCCAGTCCTATAAG GACCTGTGTGAGCGGCACGAGAAGGGCGTGCTACACAAGCACCAGCGGGCGCTGCACAAGTACAGCCTCATGAAGCGGCAGATGATGAGCGCCGCGCACAGCCGGGAGCCTGAGGCCGTGGAGCAGCTGGAGTCACGCATAGTGGAG CAAGAAAACGCCATCCAGACAATGGAGCTGCGTAACCACTTCTCCCTGTACTGCCTGCACCAGGAGACGCAGCTGGTGCACGCCTACCTGCCACTCACCTCCCACATCCTCGGGGCCTTCGTGAACTCGCAGATTCAGGGCCACAAGGAG aTGAGCAAGGTGTGGAACGACttgaagcccaagctgcactgccTCTTTGCAGGACCAAGTGGCACCCTGACGCTGCCCCGATCCACCCAGGAGGACTGCCTGCTCCCTCGCTAG